The Brachyhypopomus gauderio isolate BG-103 chromosome 1, BGAUD_0.2, whole genome shotgun sequence genome includes the window TTGTACACATTTACAGTGAACAGTTTCTTGAATACTATCAACACCCAGTTTGCAAAACAATATCTTAAAATGTATTACTAAGTGGAATTATGTGCGTTTGTATTTTGTGTAGGCCAGACTTTGCCCTTGTATGGGTTATGGCACTTCTCGGTTCATTTAAAACGCATCCACAACAATAGAAGATCTGACAAATGGACTACAGCGTTCTTAAACCACAGACTGGGTCTTGTCATGTCTGCTGTCGTGATCGTCATAGCGCTGGTACTGGTCTCCGAGCAACGGCTGTCTTCCCTCCACCTTTGAGGACCTAGAGCGGACGATGCACGTGGTGACGGAGAAGACGATCGCCACGACGATGAGGGCTGCCACCACAGCAATTGTGATGATTTCAGTGAGAGTGACGGGGCGTGCTGTAAACAGAGGTGGTGATTATAAACATGTTACGCACGAGGTGATGTTGTTTAGTGCACACATGTGTCATAATGctgtaaatcacacacacaactgcactGCTATAATGCACATATAATAGATTAAAGATAAAAGCATTAAAATATGTGCAAAGTAGGTGCAAACAATGGTTATTTAAAAGATTTTACGTGATTTTCAACACTTTCCTACTAGTGCTGCTGTAAAACATCCGATTCAACCGTTAAACTGAATCATGAGCTAAAGAAAGCATAACATTATACTGCTAATTGAAGATTCTGCTTTTAACTGGAGTGTAGTAAAACTGCTTTTAAGGTAAATTAATCCAGTATGATGCATTCACTTAATTTTGGTGGGTCAGTCTGAATCATTAGGTCAGTCTGAATCGTTGGGTCGGTCTGAATCGTTATAAAGAGTAACAAAGTAAGCAGCCAGCAGTATCCTGCTGTACTGCAGCCCACACCTGGCCAGTCGGCCTCGTAAGAGTAGCCGAGGTTCTCTGGTGCTGTGACGAACATCTCCGCGTTGGTGATGGGAGGCCAGAAGGGGACCATGTTGTGATCTCGGTTATGGCCGATAGGAGCATTCTCTAGTGGATACACGGCTgattctaacacacacacacacacacacacacacgcacacgcacacgcacacgcacacacacacacacacacacacacccacgcacacgcacacgcacacgcacacgcacgcacgcacgcacacacacacacacacacacacacacacacacacacacacacacacccacgcacgcacgcacacacacacacccacacacacacacacacacacagtgagtttGGTTGTATTTACTGATCCTTTACATGGTGCTGAGATACTGTGAAGAACATCACCAAAGTCCAGGTTGTGCTACCTGGGTGTCTGCGGAGCCACTCGTCAAAGATGGCGTCGGTGAAGGTGTGCAGCAGGACAAAGATGGGGTCGTTGGGGGACAGGTGCGTGGTTCCGCCCGTCCCGTTCAAGAACAGATGTGCCAGGTTGTGTAGACTACGCACTATGGGGTCATACGTACCCTCAGGGGCACTGTAACCTAGCAACGCAGCACAGAGGATGCCTTTAGTGTCAACGTGATGATAATCAGTTCAAAACATCGTTATAACAGTAGCTTGAGTCAAGAAGGTCTTTTATTGTCATGTCGGCTGTATACAGGGATAcagtgaaagaaagagaaagcagGCTTCTGCAGGATTATGGTGCAGTACAGAGAAGAGCATGAATGTAAACAGCGAATGACTGTGAGGATGCAGAGGAAACACAGTGGTGGGCTATctgtcagcagtgtgtgtgtgtgtgtgtgtgtgtgtgtgtgtgtgtgtgtgtgtgtgtgtgtgtgtgtgtatgtatgtatgagtgtgtgtgtgtgtgtgtgtgtgtgtgtttgtatgagtgtgtgtgtgtgtgtgtgtgtgtgtgtatgtatgtatgagtgtgtgtgtgtgtgtgtgtgtgtgtgtatgagtgtgtgtgtgtgtgcgtgtgtgtgtgtgtgtgtgtgtgtgtgtgcgtgtgtgtgtgtatgtatgtatgagtgtgtgtgtgtgtgtgtgtgtgtgtgtgtatgagtgtgtgtgtgtatgagtgtgtgtgtgtgtgcgtgtgcgtgtgtgtgtgtgtgtatgagtgtgtgtgtgtatgagtgtgtgtgtgtgcgtgtgcgtgcgtgtgtgtgtgtgtgtgtgtgtgtgtgtgtgtgtgtgtgtgtgtgtgtgtatgtatgtatgagtgtgtgtgtgtgtgtgtgtgtatgagtgtgtgtgtgtatgagtgtgtgtgtgtgcgtgtgtgtgtgtgtgtgcgtgtgtgtgtgtgtatgtatgagtgtgtgtgtgtgtgtgtgtgtgtgtgtgtgtgtgtgtgtgtgtgtgtatgagtgtgtgtgtgtatgagtgtgtgtgtgtgtgtgtgtgtgcgtgtgtgtgtgtgtgtatgagtgtgtgtgtgtatgagtgtgtgtgtgtgtgcgtaaatcctgtaaggcgctttgtgacaacatgtgttgtgaaaagcgctatacaaataaactttgattgattgattgattgattgtgtgtgtgtgtgtgcgcgtacccTCAATGGTGTTTCTGAAGCTCTCGGAGGAGGTGGAGTAGAATGGGGGTGTGTCAAATTCTTTGACGTCCAGGCAGGCCTTAATGTCCGCAGGCTCGGGGAGTTTCTGGACCATGGGTCGTGCCACGTTACCCGCTGGGTTCCTCCTGATAGGTCCGATTTCAGTacctggggggggggaataCAAAGCCCTTGTTGTATATTTCGTACAACGAACATCGTAAAGCCCAAACATATGGGTCTTATATAATGAACGTGCTCTAATTTTTCCAGGTGAAGAAAGAATCAGGGAACCAACTCTGGATCCATGTGTTTACCCAACATACGAGCCGTCTAAGAATCATATTAATAACAAAGTTGACTCACTGTTACAGATGGTACCCAGGGTGTCGTACTCCTCCACGCTCTCACAGATCACTCGCCACTGTGAGAAGATGGAGTTGGAGCTGATCGCGTTCTCGTCAAAGCTGCTGCGTGCGCCCATCAGGTCGTCTGTGCAGATGTCACACTGGTTTCCTCCTACGGCAAAGTCCCAGTACGGCAGGGCAAACCTCGGGTCCTGCAACATGTCCTGCACGAGCACGTAAACTCATGTTTTATTTCAGTCCATGCTCAACTTTTTAAAAGCAGTGTAATGGCTATTATAGGCTACATAAGTGTTTAAATTAAGTTGACAAATACTGTTAATGAGTCGTTAAATCtatcttttttcttttaaaagtgTGACAGTGTATGAATAAAGGAGGGACTCGCCTTCTCCGCAGGAGAGAAAACACAAGAGCACTTAAAAGTAATACTCAAAAAATTACACCCACCCATCCTCCGACGCGCGCGCTCTTACCTGCATATCACGTTCAAGTTGCAGTAGGTGGTACCGATGCCACGTCAGGAACCCGGGTCCCTCGTGAGAGAAGTCCACTCCTCCAAAGCTCGGTTGTCCGACGCCGAGGAAGGTCTTACTAACCGAGTAGTAGTGCGACCACACGAAGTAGTTGTAGATTGTGATGTCCTCGAACTGCGTGGTGTTTCCGTCGGGTCCAAACAGCTCCTCATAGCGGCGCGTGGCGATGACCAGGTCGGGGTGCACGGTGCGCTTGGCCTGGTGGAGCGCGTTCACGAAGGCGCGCTTCTCGGCCGGGTCCATCTTCATCACATTCTTCCTCACTGAGAAAGGTGCAGGGACACGTTGGAGATAGTTGTAGGTGCACAGTGTCAACTGCGTCATTTACGCACCAAATAAAGTTTCAGGCGTGTGCTACCCGACACGTTTACAATATTCTGATAATAAcaacacgcgtgtgtgtgtgtgaatgtgtgtgtgtgtgtgtgtgtgtgtgtgtgtgtgagagagagagtgagtgagtgtgtgtctgtgtatgtgtgtttcaaATGATTAATTTGAAACAGTAAACAAAAAAGTACTAGATATAGCAATGACCCTATGAAGACCATTTGGGTGTTATTCTAACAGCTAGTTAGATGGTTAATTTCGCTCACCCACAGGGACACGCTGATCGCAGGTCAGCCCTGTAAACCCGTGGCGACACCTCCCGCAGTTAAAGCCCGAAAAGTTGCTGTTGCATTGGCAAGTGCGATTGAAAAACTTGAAAGGCCAACGCTCGCGGTCGTCTCGGCCGTCGTGGGGGTACTGAGGTCCGTGAGGGCGCAGGTCCACCCGAACCGGCACGCACTGTCCCCGTCCCGTGTTCACCCCGCACGGATTATTCAGCTGTCCAAACGGAGACGGACAGCACTGACCGCTCCGAATGACCTCCGGAGTGGTGCACTCCCTTGGAAACTGGGAATGAACAGCAGCGACCCACGACAGCATCAACATCCCGTACGTCCACATTGTAAACAGTAAAATAGGCACTTCTAGTGTTCAGTGTGTATCGTTTTCCTCCTTTACAGCAAATTCAAGCGCTTGTTGGTCATAAGTTGATGTTATATGTGAAATGAGACCCTACTCTGCCACGAGCCCTGGACTGCTAGGATCATTTCCACCCGAGCAGCTCTAGCACGAGAGCCCAGTACACAATCCGAGTTTAAATAGCGGATTAGCGCATGACTCCCCCAGATCTCTGATCCCCGCGTGACTACATCACATTCACCAACTCCAAGCGGGTCACGCAGCGCTTGTGCAAGATCTTACAGTGAAGGAAACGTAAAACTGCTGGATCCCTCAGAGATCCCACCTCCCACAAActgtaaaaaatatttaaaatatacccttATGCACTCTTACTTGGAATAAAATGAGAAAACCTTCAAATGTTGAGGTGCATATACACCTGTGACGCATTTACACTGGCAGGATTTGGCACTTACATATTTCTAAGTATGATgatctgttgaattgtctttcTAACACTTTATTTGCTTCTTAAACGTCTGACACGACTGTCCAATTAAGATTAAGAAAAAACTGTGGACTGTGTGGACTGTGGAGTCTAAGACAACAAGGCGCGTAAGGTACAGCGTTACTCGTTTCTTggtcagcagggggcagcagtgTTTGCTGCCATAAGCATACTTTGTAGTATTCTCCTTACCCCAAAACAAGTtataatacaatatataaaTCTGAGGCGCAAGAGGTCCACTTTTCTGTCTCACCATCAGAAGGTGTATGACCATGATCCTTATGGGCTCTCTGTCCAGTTATGGAGGATGCAGCTagagggagatgttcagaccaGGGCGTGATTACACCCCAACACTGCAGAACTGTCTGTCTTTGGTCTCACAAAAAACATCTCTAACCACCAAAAGCATCTTTATCCATGAGAGGTGTCTCTTTGCAGGTTTTACCTGAGACCTACAGAGTTTTGGGCCTCGGGTTAACAGACCTGGTGAAGAGGCCTTGCCAGAATCTCCCAAACATCACGTCACGTGTGATGTGGACAAAATTATGTCGCTGATGTGATAGATAAATGAGGAGCCTGCACCGGGTGCTTCACTTTATTTTTAAACTAAACGTCCCTTCAAGGAATAGCCTATATAAAACTGTCCACCTACAATTTTTTCTTTACACTTGTAAATAGCAGAAAAATAGTTAAAACACAAGCAGGTAAGTGGAATCAATACCTTAATAAATAGTTAATCATAGTTTTTATTCATCATTTTCAGTCTGTGTATACAATAGCAAACATATGCAcaccaattaattttaataatacaTAATGATAATATAATACAGAACATCTTGTGGATTTTTAATGATTTCATTTCACTTATGTAATGCGTGTAATTGTGATATGTGTGGTTAGTTCCGCTTCAGTATATCCAACAACAACACCTCCTTTATTCATGTGAGGTTCTGGTCTCGAGACGGCAGAACCCTGAGGTGACACGAGCACTGCTGTAAATCTGTAAATGCCCCCCAGACTTCCCTGGGCCCCTCggcttctctctccctctctccctcccctctctctctcccctccctccctctctctcgtccTTTCTCttaccctctttctctctctctccccccaccctttcacttcacaaacacacacacacacacacacacacaccacacacacacacacacacacacacactacatcaaaAACACACTCTGTATTGTATACATACACTACACTCCCTCTTTTGtgattaaataataaataaaaataaataaaaatggcattaataataataaaaatagcaTTTCCAGCACACAAAACCTGTGCTGTATAACAGTCCCACAATATGATAGCGACAATGCTAACAATGTCTGACGTGATCAACGTTGCTCACTAAATCACACTGTGACTGAGACATATGAGAGCGTGTAGCATGTAACGTTTTAGCCGTTACATTTCTTCTTCCTTGTTATTCTTAAGCACATGAAAGCTTTAGGCAACTATCTTCTTAGCAATGCTTCTCACATGCATTAGAGATACTTTCATTCAGTGTTTGTTTTATTGCTGTTAATTAGCTGATATTATGGGGATATTGGAAAATGTCCTTAGGGGATATGATCTCTTACGATGAGGAGATGAAGAGGTCTTAcaaaggagggtgtgtgtgtgtgtgtgtgtgtgtgtgtttctggatgTAAAACTACTGAAGCTACAGGGGAGGAAGGAGTATAGTAAGAACACAATACACACTCTGCAAAAGAAAGACAAATGGAATGGAATGCTGATCCCAGAACAGTGCTGCACTTTCTCACATAACAACATCAGTGGGGATTTAGTGACTGAAAGCAGATCCTGCATCAGTGTTAAGAGCAACGTGGAGCTGCAATTCTAGAAAGCCACATTCACAAGAACTACAGTGAAGCGCAGATCCCTGTGTTAGCCACAAGCAGCTAAACACCTCAACAAGCAAACAGGTTCAGTTAACATTAGGTGAAGATCAGACTCACACACGTCCAGATTGCTTTCAGAATGTTTGGTTTGTGTACAAACACAAGAGGAAAtcacacacacgtttatttAAAAGGAAAACAACCGAAATGTCCTTTAATCAGTTGTCCATTCTACAAATACGTCAGATCTATGTCTTAGGAATTTCTGTCAGAAGATGCATATTTTGGAagttagaaaaaaaaagaaactgcTCAGATCATGTGAATAGACTGTAGCATttccagctacacacacacacacacacacacacacacacacacacacacacacactcgtgatcagcttttacccccccccccccccccccccccccccccccgctctctCACCCTGGCTGTTTTTGAGAGGGCAGGCCTGTGCAGCAGGGCATCATGTGAGCTGCTGTGCCTCACAGAGTGTGCTGTTAAtcccaccacacctcctccagcaGCTCACCGGAGCTCATTAGTGCAAAGGTATGGCCACCCAACATTCCTGACGGCACGCCCCGCCCGGGCCAGCACCGGTTCTGACCACAGGGCCGCCTGCGGCACTCTCCTCTGTTGACACTGGGTTGTTTGGGTCATCCTCTCTTTTTCTGCCATGTTCAGACCCAGCTGTGTTACTGTAAACATATGTACGTTTTCTGTTGTGAAATGATAAGGTCAAAAGTAAGACTTACGTTTACTTGAAACCTTTCTCTGAATTTATACAGCGCAGAGGTggttaatgtctgtgtgtgtgtttgtcagttaCTGTAAAACAATGTTTTAAGTCTTAGTTATAACTGCACGAAGCACTGTGCTTTGGAAGTTTTGgcctgttggtgtgtgtgtgtgtgagtgtgtgtgtatgtgtgtgtgtgtgcgtgtgtgtgtgtgtgtgtgtgtgtgtgtgtgagtgtgtgcgtgcatgtgagtTGAAAAAGTGGGACAGTCTGTAAGTTCTTGTTTGAGCTGGAATGTGGGAGGAGCTTAACTCTCTCCTGTTCCCTGCCATGTGCTTGTGCTGCTATCGTCACTCAGATCTCCATCATATGACCAGCAAACTGCAGGAGGGTGACCTTCTGATACACCATACCAACACCAAGGGTACATGCatgcagacgtgtgtgtgtgtgtgtgtgtatgtgtgtgtgtgtgtgtgtgcgtgcgtgtgtgtgtgtaggggtatGTTTGCAGAACACTTTCAGAACACTTGCCTGTATTGTTTGTTCAAGAACACTAGGCACCCATTACAGTATTCAGCAGAGCTTTTGTTTGGCAAACTACAAGCCCGTACCGAATGAGGAGTAAAACATCACATCATTCTAGTTTCTCCACTTAAGACTGCATTTCTGCATGACATCACTAAAGTTCTGTGCTGGAATCAGCTCTCCTTGTCTGTGTATACGGTTTAATTAGGATGCCAAAGGCCAAAACTGATCTCGGATCTCAGCAATCATCTGTCTGCTGTAACTCTGATTGCGGCTCGTGCCACCTTCTCCAAATATTACAAACGCAAACACTTGAGAAAagtaataaacaaacaataaagAAATGACCGTCTGAGACGCGTGATTGGTTAATTACAGCCAGCAGATGTAAATCCAGGCTGTGATTTCAGCGGCTGGCGTGTGGTGGAACAGCGCCTGTCTTCTCTGGGCTGTCTCCCGCCCTGGTCCGACAGCTACATGTACACACTGTTCCTCTTTCCTGGGGCATTCCTCACTTGTTTGGCGTTTGCTGTCATGTGGTGTGACACAGCTCCCCCAGACGCCTACCTGATTGCTCCAGTGACTGACACTCCAGCAAGTGGGTGCCAACTAGCTGACTGCTTTGTTACACATCTCATGCAGGCTttataaatgcacacacacacacacacacacaccacacacacacacacacacacacacacacacacacacacgcgcgcgtacacaaatataaaaatgctgattttaaatgtgtgttttggaTTGCAACAGTAATGTAACAGTTAATGGTGAGCAGTAATTGCTATTAAAATGTCCCAACATTCCTGCCATCCTTCATTCGGAGTTCCTGTTATTTTAAGTCATTAGCCGTTGATGTTTTCAGCACATAATCGACCACAGTCCGTGGAATCCATGCTGAATATTGAGCTGAAATCGTCCATATTGACCCACTGGTCGGTAATTGGCTGGAAACACAAGTTTCAGTTCACCACTCAAATCTGGACATTAGCGTCTTATAGTCTGGGAAAATGACATTTTTCTCTCCGTTGAACTATAGTGGCTTTCCAGACTGCAGGAGGTTCTTGTGGCTGGTTAACCACACTGAGTGATGCCTAATGAGATCCTGCAATGGGAGTCTTCATGAGGAGAAcaacaattcattcatttgtttgttcatttgtttatttatttgttttttttacagagtAGTTAGGGTCATAGAAGTGTATGCAATTTAAGGTACGATCCAGACGGATTGGTTCTGAGGATGTCTGAGACTGGTCTGCTTTGCTCTGACCAAGGTGGTAGCATCTCCAGTACTTCTGGTCTTTGGTCTTCCTGCTCTTTTTAGCACTTGAACTCCATCCACACGCATATCATATCCGTTTCATTAGATGAAATAATATTGAATTATTCATAATGTGAAATTATACTGAATAGTAAGTCTGAAGATTAATGACTGTAAATACGGCTTGGGTTTGCTGAGATTAGGGCTCTATTGTTGAAATACAATAGCGTCAGTCAGTGGGTCTTCCTACGTGAAAACCCAGTTCAGTGTCTGCTGGCTGGTCCAGACACTCGGAGCAGAGGGATAATGACACNNNNNNNNNNNNNNNNNNNNNNNNNNNNNNNNNNNNNNNNNNNNNNNNNNNNNNNNNNNNNNNNNNNNNNNNNNNNNNNNNNNNNNNNNNNNNNNNNNNNNNNNNNNNNNNNNNNNNNNNNNNNNNNNNNNNNNNNNNNNNNNNNNNNNNNNNNNNNNNNNNNNNNNNNNNNNNNNNNNNNNNNNNNNNNNNNNNNNNNNNNNNNNNNNNNNNNNNNNNNNNNNNNNNNNNNNNNNNNNNNNNNNNNNNNNNNNNNNNNNNNNNNNNNNNNNNNNNNNNNNNNNNNNNNNNNNNNNNNNNNNNNNNNNNNNNNNNNNNNNNNNNNNNNNNNNNNNNNNNNNNNNNNNNNNNNNNNNNNNNNNNNNNNNNNNNNNNNNNNNNNNNNNNNNNNNNNNNNNNNNNNNNNNNNNNNNNNNNNNNNNNNNNNNNNNNNNNNNNNNNNNNNNNNNNNNNNNNNNNNNNNNNNNNNNNNNNNNNNNNNNNNNNNNNNNNNNNNNNNNGTCATCCTCTCTTTTTCTGCCATGTTCAGACCCAGCTGTGTTACTGTAAACATATGTACGTTTTCTGTTGTGAAATGATAAGGTCAAAAGTAAGACTTACGTTTACTTGAAACCTTTCTCTGAATTTATACAGCGCAGAGGTggtaatgtctgtgtgtgtgtttgtcagttaCTGTAAAACAATGTTTTAAGTCTTAGTTATAACTGCACGAAGCACTGTGCTTTGGAAGTTTTGgcctgttggtgtgtgtgtgtgtgtgagtgtgtgcgtgcatgtgagtTGAAAAGTGGGACAGTCTGTAAGTTCTTGTTTGAGCTGGAATGTGGGAGGAGCTTAACTCTCTCCTGTTCCCTGCCATGTGCTGTGCTGCTATCGTCACTCAGATCTCCATCATATGAC containing:
- the LOC143522720 gene encoding 5,6-dihydroxyindole-2-carboxylic acid oxidase-like, whose product is MWTYGMLMLSWVAAVHSQFPRECTTPEVIRSGQCCPSPFGQLNNPCGVNTGRGQCVPVRVDLRPHGPQYPHDGRDDRERWPFKFFNRTCQCNSNFSGFNCGRCRHGFTGLTCDQRVPVVRKNVMKMDPAEKRAFVNALHQAKRTVHPDLVIATRRYEELFGPDGNTTQFEDITIYNYFVWSHYYSVSKTFLGVGQPSFGGVDFSHEGPGFLTWHRYHLLQLERDMQDMLQDPRFALPYWDFAVGGNQCDICTDDLMGARSSFDENAISSNSIFSQWRVICESVEEYDTLGTICNSTEIGPIRRNPAGNVARPMVQKLPEPADIKACLDVKEFDTPPFYSTSSESFRNTIEGYSAPEGTYDPIVRSLHNLAHLFLNGTGGTTHLSPNDPIFVLLHTFTDAIFDEWLRRHPESAVYPLENAPIGHNRDHNMVPFWPPITNAEMFVTAPENLGYSYEADWPARPVTLTEIITIAVVAALIVVAIVFSVTTCIVRSRSSKVEGRQPLLGDQYQRYDDHDSRHDKTQSVV